A single window of Crassostrea angulata isolate pt1a10 chromosome 8, ASM2561291v2, whole genome shotgun sequence DNA harbors:
- the LOC128158695 gene encoding protein rolling stone-like: MTFKDEKSSEISSCVCSRTIKEEFRLRNLTLKHNRAKSFVTSECGPRLFYPVWTGLCALYHLLNLLLMAYYEKQWPNPQAWPVYLTNLGYALLGLFSISDCVVTVYVHVKRPDILSGTTCESPWYVQFVWCLYNLNNVVSLTVSLSYYTLLSVGLDPPSIITHMINSLFTISNILVCAKPTRLLHLYQPYLFSTAYIVLTLIYHAAGGSAIYPVLDWDKISVALPTSLVVAFLLGAIVHLFVFVLFKIRVLVHNRLCNEKKIDIIGIPIDETTDIEKCSVDTKY; encoded by the exons ATGACTTTCAAAGACGAAAAAAGCAGTGAAATTAGTTCGTGTGTGTGCAGTCGAACCATCAAAGAGGAGTTTCGACTACGGAACCTGACTTTGAAACACAACAGAGCGAAATCGTTCGTGACATCAGAG TGTGGACCTCGGCTGTTCTACCCAGTATGGACGGGGTTATGTGCCCTGTATCACCTGCTGAACCTGCTCCTGATGGCCTACTATGAGAAGCAATGGCCCAACCCTCAGGCCTGGCCCGTGTACCTGACCAACCTGGGCTACGCTCTCTTGGGTCTGTTCTCTATCAGTGACTGTGTAGTGACCGTGTATGTGCACGTGAAACGACCGGATATTTTATCTG GGACTACGTGTGAGTCTCCGTGGTACGTCCAGTTTGTGTGGTGCCTGTACAACCTGAACAACGTGGTGTCCCTCACAGTCTCACTATCATACTACACCTTACTCAGTGTCG GGTTGGATCCGCCCAGCATCATAACCCACATGATCAACTCGCTTTTCACCATCTCCAACATCCTTGTCTGTGCCAAACCCACCAGACTTCTACATCTGTACCAGCCATATTTGTTTTCCACTGCTTACATCGTCCTGACCCTCATATATCACGCGGCCGGTGGGTCGGCCATATACCCTGTCTTGGACTGGGACAAAATTTCCGTGGCCCTGCCCACTAGTCTCGTTGTGGCGTTTCTTTTAGGCGCCATTGTTCACCTGTTTGTGTTCGTCCTGTTCAAGATTCGGGTTCTCGTTCATAATCGATTGtgcaatgaaaagaaaattgacattataGGTATTCCTATTGATGAAACAACGGACATTGAAAAATGTAGCGTGGATactaaatattga
- the LOC128158693 gene encoding uncharacterized protein LOC128158693: MNAQLVTLSYLGSFENGSTAQSGNSSNPLEKHIPVCHPSVWFMCATYVLSLLPLVLGIIANGVLCFQILRARSYRSTTFTCILVLSVSDILSSVSMIAAIVDLNMKFIHTTSISQIFEIVDRNILIVMVTAVLWSNENTVLFALERYYLMKNPIKYARQQTPKRILLKSIISLILTGALNVFVIFLIVQLICKRMDAHCIMPYFGALGTIFWIVTLVLLIVIHRAKIKRLRKTNLAPELQVNRTTSRMTKSVYAILIVYFISNGPFLIVDVLKFMEMFCTFSWSANSPLIFNICFFFNSIKFTANPFIYYFCAKTKCTICAYSRKNTRATV, from the coding sequence ATGAACGCACAACTGGTAACGCTGTCGTATCTAGGGTCCTTTGAAAATGGAAGTACTGCACAGTCTGGAAACAGCTCCAATCCATTGGAGAAACACATACCCGTGTGTCACCCCAGCGTGTGGTTTATGTGTGCGACTTACGTTCTTTCTTTGCTGCCTTTGGTTTTAGGGATTATTGCAAATGGCGTGTTGTGTTTCCAGATCCTTAGGGCAAGGTCATACCGATCCACGACCTTCACCTGTATTCTGGTCCTCTCTGTAAGTGACATCTTGTCATCTGTATCCATGATCGCCGCCATTGTTGATCTGAACATGAAGTTTATTCATACGACCTCCATTTCTCAAATTTTTGAGATCGTGGATCGGAATATTCTGATTGTCATGGTGACGGCGGTATTGTGGTCCAATGAGAACACCGTGTTGTTTGCTTTAGAGAGATATTACCTAATGAAGAATCCCATCAAGTATGCGAGACAGCAGACACCCAAGAGGATTCTGTTGAAATCCATCATATCTTTGATCCTTACTGGTGCTCTTAACGTCTTTGTTATCTTTTTGATTGTTCAATTAATTTGTAAGCGGATGGATGCCCATTGCATCATGCCGTATTTTGGTGCTTTGGGGACGATATTTTGGATTGTCACTCTTGTGTTATTGATTGTGATACATCGGGCTAAAATTAAACGATTGCGTAAGACAAATCTGGCACCCGAACTTCAAGTCAATCGCACTACTTCCAGAATGACGAAATCTGTGTATGCTATATTGATAGTGTATTTTATCTCTAATGGACCTTTCCTCATTGTAGATGTTTTGAAGTTCATGGAAATGTTCTGCACGTTTTCCTGGAGCGCAAATTCGCCACTGATTTTCAATatctgtttctttttcaattctatcaAATTTACAGCAAATCCGTTTATATACTACTTTTGTGCCAAAACCAAATGTACAATTTGTGCATATTCCAGGAAAAATACCAGGGCTACTGTATAA